In the Flagellimonas sp. MMG031 genome, one interval contains:
- a CDS encoding RNA polymerase sigma factor encodes MKQTEFLNVVLPFQDKLYRLAKRLLVSREEAEDATQEILLKLWSKNESMSEYKNVEAFAMTMTKNFCLDRLKSKQAGNLKLVHSNYSDDNTSLQKQLEAEDSVSWMERIMEELPEQQKMILQLRDVEQYEFDEICELLDMKPTAVRVALSRARKTVREELKKKHNYGIG; translated from the coding sequence ATGAAACAAACAGAATTTTTAAATGTGGTTTTACCTTTTCAGGATAAACTGTACAGACTCGCAAAGCGACTGTTGGTTTCCCGGGAAGAAGCAGAAGACGCCACTCAGGAAATTTTGTTGAAGCTATGGTCAAAGAACGAGTCCATGTCAGAGTACAAAAATGTAGAGGCCTTTGCCATGACGATGACCAAAAACTTTTGTTTGGACCGCTTAAAGTCCAAACAAGCAGGGAACCTAAAACTGGTCCACAGCAATTACAGCGATGACAACACCTCCCTACAAAAACAATTGGAGGCCGAAGACAGTGTAAGTTGGATGGAACGGATCATGGAAGAACTGCCGGAACAACAAAAAATGATATTGCAGCTACGGGATGTAGAGCAATATGAGTTCGACGAGATATGCGAGCTCTTGGACATGAAACCCACCGCAGTGCGCGTAGCGCTGTCGAGGGCAAGAAAAACAGTACGGGAAGAATTAAAAAAAAAACACAACTATGGAATTGGGTAA
- a CDS encoding S41 family peptidase, with protein MKKCFFLFLGLSLFVLSCSNDDDGIQNGPTPNPNPSANVIAQDFMWQAMNLWYFWQGDVADLADDRFATDAEYTAFLESYNDPEIFYYTICNNHREIVGTQAATDRFSSENENYKDLVNSLSGISQSNGVEFGLGLIGDTNNVFGFVQYIWPDSDASTKNISRGEFFTRVDGVQLTTGNYIELLFGDNSTYTLGMATVSNGVISDSAKEVTLTKIENQVEDPILVAKTLDVNGTKVAYLMYNRFLSSFNEDLNDAFATFKAEGATELVLDMRYNPGGSVNTSRLLASMIYGTNTSDVYIKQQWNDKIQAQLSEDFLTDYFANSTGSSPINSLNLSRVFVIATESSASASELVMNGLAPYVDVIHIGETTAGKIEFSITLVDDPGNSFVYNSDREGNINPQNSWGLQPLVGINVNAAGNSDYIDGLVPDIAISEDLTDLGTLGEVSEPLLARALEEIAPGVTKIDFTVEMPADAFTTSRIHTPVRDHMYLEKPLQLNK; from the coding sequence ATGAAAAAGTGTTTCTTCCTGTTTTTGGGGCTATCCCTGTTTGTTTTATCCTGTAGTAACGATGATGATGGCATCCAAAACGGACCTACCCCGAATCCCAACCCAAGTGCCAATGTAATTGCACAAGATTTTATGTGGCAAGCCATGAACCTCTGGTATTTCTGGCAGGGCGATGTCGCCGACCTCGCCGACGACCGATTTGCTACCGATGCAGAGTACACGGCTTTTTTGGAATCATATAATGATCCAGAAATCTTTTATTATACCATCTGTAACAATCATCGAGAAATAGTAGGAACTCAAGCAGCAACTGATCGTTTCAGTTCTGAAAACGAAAACTACAAGGATTTGGTGAATAGTCTTTCCGGCATCTCCCAAAGTAACGGGGTGGAATTTGGATTGGGGCTTATAGGCGACACCAATAATGTTTTTGGTTTTGTACAATATATTTGGCCCGATTCTGATGCATCTACCAAAAATATATCCCGTGGGGAGTTCTTTACCCGTGTGGATGGAGTGCAATTGACGACAGGGAATTATATTGAATTGTTGTTTGGAGACAACAGCACCTACACCCTTGGGATGGCTACGGTTTCCAACGGTGTTATCTCCGATAGTGCCAAGGAGGTCACCTTGACCAAAATAGAAAACCAAGTGGAAGACCCTATCCTTGTGGCCAAAACCCTGGATGTGAACGGAACCAAAGTGGCCTATTTGATGTACAATCGCTTTTTGAGCAGTTTTAATGAGGACTTAAACGATGCCTTTGCCACCTTTAAGGCAGAGGGTGCAACCGAACTTGTTTTGGACATGCGCTACAATCCAGGAGGCTCTGTGAACACTTCCCGCCTTTTGGCCAGTATGATTTATGGTACCAATACCAGTGATGTGTATATTAAACAACAATGGAACGATAAGATACAAGCGCAGTTGTCGGAGGATTTCCTAACCGATTACTTTGCCAACTCCACAGGAAGCAGTCCAATTAACTCCTTGAATTTAAGTAGGGTTTTTGTCATTGCTACCGAGAGTTCGGCCTCGGCCAGCGAACTGGTCATGAACGGGCTTGCCCCCTATGTAGATGTAATTCACATTGGAGAAACCACTGCTGGTAAAATCGAGTTCTCAATCACATTGGTAGACGACCCGGGCAACTCCTTTGTTTACAACAGTGACCGTGAAGGTAATATCAATCCACAAAACAGTTGGGGATTGCAGCCTTTGGTGGGAATAAATGTAAACGCAGCCGGAAATTCCGATTATATTGACGGTCTGGTTCCCGATATTGCCATCAGTGAAGATTTGACCGATCTTGGAACTTTGGGAGAAGTATCCGAGCCGT
- a CDS encoding DUF4252 domain-containing protein — protein MKKYILIAVMTVLPLAGFSQSLFDKFEDLDEVTSVVVNKSMFNLLAKIDVEVDDPEAQDFMDIASSLKSLKVFTTENKKIGDDMKASVDSYLSSSKMEELMRVKDKEANVKFYIKEGKDADHVSELLMFVTGMKNVEADGRKFETVILSLTGDIDLNKISSLTKKMNLPEELNEAGKKN, from the coding sequence ATGAAAAAGTATATTTTAATCGCAGTAATGACCGTGTTGCCTTTGGCAGGATTTTCACAATCCCTGTTTGACAAGTTCGAGGATTTGGACGAGGTAACCTCGGTAGTGGTGAACAAAAGCATGTTCAACCTATTGGCTAAAATTGACGTGGAAGTAGACGACCCCGAAGCCCAGGACTTTATGGATATTGCCAGCAGTCTTAAAAGTTTGAAGGTATTTACCACGGAAAACAAGAAAATCGGTGACGACATGAAGGCTTCCGTGGATAGCTACCTGTCCAGTTCAAAGATGGAAGAATTGATGCGGGTAAAGGACAAAGAGGCGAACGTCAAATTCTATATCAAGGAAGGTAAGGATGCGGATCATGTGAGCGAACTGCTGATGTTCGTCACTGGAATGAAGAACGTAGAGGCTGATGGCCGAAAGTTCGAGACCGTGATTCTATCCCTAACAGGTGATATTGACCTGAACAAGATCAGTTCTTTGACCAAAAAGATGAACTTGCCCGAAGAATTGAACGAAGCAGGCAAAAAGAACTAA